A single Candoia aspera isolate rCanAsp1 chromosome 7, rCanAsp1.hap2, whole genome shotgun sequence DNA region contains:
- the LOC134501055 gene encoding uncharacterized protein LOC134501055: MLMDQSRRPHPNTTCHHPSLCYDRLIKQCLSCKHMKRGTRKETTTMLGTTSIPTQPTQFHIANQNCSALIFGFCAFVGLVIIMAMLWLVILKQRRKRMRKTGIKNSKENGNCTSLLANEAHTSHDCRPEDYDPGQLRCPHLNGVTKTPQDDVLKENMPCVAFTRSQDFEVIPLCPHDEKRNSPFPLPATELGATVLVTTKTIQENILSEELP, translated from the exons ATGTTAATGGACCAAAGCAGGCGCCCCCATCCCAACACCACCTGCCATCATCCCAGCCTCTGCTACGACCGGCTGATCAAACAATGCTTGAGCTGCAAACACATGAAAAGAGGCACCAGGAAGGAGACAA CTACTATGCTTGGAACAACCTCCATTCCAACCCAACCAACGCAATTTCATATTGCAAACCAGAATTGTTCAGCTTTAATATTTGGTTTCTGTGCTTTTGTGGGGCTTGTAATCATCATGGCAATGTTATGGCTTGTAATCTTGAAACAAAGAAGGAAGAGAATGAGAAAAACTGGAATCAAAAATTCCAAAG aaaatgGGAACTGCACTAGTCTTCTTGCCAATGAAGCTCATACAAGCCACGACTGCAGACCAGAAGACTATGACCCTGGACAGCTTCGATGCCCACATTTAAATGGCGTTACAAAGACTCCCCAAGATGATGTCTTAAAGGAGAATATGCCCTGCGTTGCTTTCACAAGAAGTCAGGACTTTGAAGTGATTCCCTTGTGTCCCCATGATGAAAAACGCAACTCCCCATTTCCACTGCCAGCAACTGAACTTGGAGCAACTGTGCTGGTGACTACTAAGACAATCCAGGAGAACATCCTCAGTGAGGAGCTGCCATAA